From Anopheles funestus chromosome 3RL, idAnoFuneDA-416_04, whole genome shotgun sequence, a single genomic window includes:
- the LOC125767594 gene encoding uncharacterized protein LOC125767594 isoform X1, protein MGEVGANATETTAPTADSNNDEPKENGEVNGTNKKAKEDGSTVVTEIKTEKKDEKSEDEENGTSSEGDCAVEKKATVSGKESSPSSISEKSDETTKSQGAVAGEAETKGKKGKNSNSDNAAAAAPSVEQKLHRPDDSKDKTSENNDVKAKSDLSSRDSSERVTTGKVEQSKPARDAEDKVTQLVDESEPEEAMDVDEEENDVVAVESENGTQNGGKDDGKAASKESKTVSAGGKQVEKIANEDEPMEVDGLGKTTAATNGHKEANVEEEAVKRPEKPKHSKTATEQKEQESDRVLTKEPLEDEEDDKPVSINSDSDSEGEEEHRVESQEKRRASVDQVDAPPAKAANVILVDEGGLAKLSASGTKPVAAGGETASAKSTVNDSVPSNGVVAIATSNQNGDCDGDLTILSDKEDDCVVIEDDDGESDTSMPSANNSRRSTSIQQGRKSEGPGTPLAGGSINPLTIAAMQQQQSQGVVSSMDDEDDDDDIEEIIDDPLSLNTARNLSMSGRSSIGGFQGSGATNFKNQGQKSLLMNSSSTTVGGIAGAGKEPTLVLIDTNTMMNNGGSQRTSSNLGVTVSPNVNSNAANLLAKASNAGILANANTSPGGQFNSRSLLNASGMVNSTSGGGIVNQGVMMGKTTNTGLAPVTPLLPALTDDMFVLEAPSFIVPYIYEKPPVDNLRDIVDELEVNIKELRKKLEESGAVPPADKVVNQGDGTVAPDQSKEDESSKKDTLASIYDKESDKNKYNKKRKRNNDDDDDWDELETSTDDEASDEEQKTKVLIKEAKADIEAIKEHIISPTDKDELSSGGSNDPKKSENYFENPLGKFFMNIGINQVQEFVQTDLLRQQKRKRDREGKPSPSTQLAINSLMKNLEQSKENNKPYKFEMKRCEYCPFKSESALVMAHHYETPHMRNFIFKCNFCAYETRPPHDILYHMEAVHNIKGRMEKALSYHHCPNCPFEDNGKSKLARHAVACAKKFRPELNLNPPIDWEPPAKIPRIKPKHGLVGTATAYQAMTAQQQKNIALANQQRINQQQVVSTPVHLQQQHMAHNQIQQQQLAGVGQQHLGLAGTNAAAAAATLNNVALANLSPAAQAVAIRARAAGIGGGVGTGGTVAGGRAPAIIPSPTGITGAGGVRTAGAGGVTGGMNANALAASAAAIRNTLAGAGMVIPNNLQLSASALAAAAAGGFSKYLPKSTNAGRSLLTNSNASITIQTASSMKATKTAQAPSISITPLPRQSASNSNNAAANMSNIAGALSKLQAQGTSAVKPGQNPSGGKMAFVVCEICDGYIKDLDQLRNHMQWIHKVKIHPKMIYNRPPLNCQKCQYRFFTDQGLERHLLGSHGLVTSSMQEAANKGKDAGRCPVCGRVYQWKLLNHVSRDHNMTLKPAHLSYKCTVCTATFGMYKQFESHVYSAHSTVAKKTTDGKGNKGMGSGGQQQTSSGGMGGGSSSSGAGLRNPFVGGGDSLLKPLKINDEITIIPQPTSNSNKMAKIELESHVID, encoded by the exons ATGGGCGAGGTTGGTGCAAATGCAACGGAAACGACGGCACCAACGGCAGACAGTAACAACGACGAGCCAAAGGAAAATGGTGAAGTGAACGGGACGAACAAGAAGGCCAAGGAAGATGGCAGCACCGTTGTCACCGAGataaaaacagagaaaaaagatGAGAAAtcagaagatgaagaaaatggGACCAGCAGCGAAGGTGATTGTGCcgtagaaaagaaagcaactGTGTCCGGAAAGGAATCGTCACCATCTTCGATCTCAGAGAAAAGCGATGAAACTACCAAGTCGCAGGGTGCGGTCGCAGGGGAAGCagaaacaaaagggaaaaaaggaaagaatagTAATAGCGataatgcagcagcagcagcgccatCTGTAGAGCAAAAGCTGCACAGACCCGATGACAGTAAAGATAAAACGTCTGAAAATAATGATGTAAAGGCAAAATCTGATCTAAGTAGCCGTGATAGCAGTGAGCGCGTCACTACTGGCAAGGTAGAACAGTCGAAGCCAGCACGGGATGCGGAAGATAAAGTGACCCAACTCGTCGATGAATCTGAACCAGAAGAGGCAATGGATGTAGACGAAGAGGAAAATGATGTTGTTGCGGTTGAGTCGGAAAACGGAACACAAAATGGTGGTAAGGATGATGGGAAAGCTGCAAGCAAAGAGTCCAAAACAGTCAGTGCCGGTGGTAAGCAGGTGGAAAAAATAGCCAATGAAGATGAGCCAATGGAGGTTGATGGACTAGGGAAAACGACGGCCGCCACCAATGGTCACAAGGAAGCGAATGTTGAAGAGGAAGCGGTTAAGCGACCGGAAAAGCCTAAACATAGTAAAACTGCAACTGAGCAGAAGGAGCAGGAGAGTGATAGGGTCCTGACAAAGGAACCATTGGAGGACGAGGAAGACGACAAACCTGTCAGTATTAATTCCGACTCCGATAGCGAGGGAGAGGAAGAACACAGGGTGGAGTCGCAGGAAAAGCGTCGGGCCAGTGTAGATCAAGTAGATGCACCACCGGCCAAGGCGGCCAATGTTATCCTGGTGGATGAGGGCGGATTGGCGAAACTCAGCGCAAGCGGAACCAAGCCTGTGGCAGCGGGTGGAGAAACGGCCAGTGCAAAGAGTACTGTCAACGACAGTGTACCTAGCAACGGTGTTGTTGCCATTGCCACTAGCAACCAGAACGGTGACTGTGATGGGGATTTAACGATCCTGAGCGACAAGGAAGATGATTGTGTGGTAATTGAGGACGATGATGGAGAGTCGGACACTTCCATGCCGTCCGCTAATAATTCCCGGAGAAGCACTAGTATACAACAAGGTCGAAAGTCTGAAGGTCCCGGTACTCCTTTGGCGGGTGGATCAATCAATCCTCTGACTATCGCCGCgatgcaacagcaacaaagtcAAGGTGTAGTGTCATCCATggacgatgaggatgatgatgatgatatcgAAGAAATTATTGACGATCCTCTTTCGTTAAATACGGCAAGAAACCTATCGATGAGCGGACGGTCCTCGATCGGTGGCTTCCAAGGTAGTGGTGCTACCAACTTCAAGAACCAGGGGCAAAAGTCTCTTCTAATGAACAGCAGCTCTACTACCGTTGGTGGTATTGCAGGGGCCGGCAAAGAACCAACGCTGGTGTTAATCGATACCAATACGATGATGAACAACGGTGGCTCGCAGCGCACTTCATCCAATCTTGGCGTGACGGTCTCCCCTAACGTAAATAGTAATGCCGCGAATCTATTAGCAAAGGCCAGTAATGCCGGAATCCTTGCAAACGCCAACACCAGTCCGGGGGGACAATTTAATTCGCGCAGCTTACTCAATGCATCCGGCATGGTGAACTCAACTTCCGGCGGTGGAATAGTTAACCAAGGGGTTATGATGGGAAAAACGACAAATACGGGGTTGGCTCCTGTGACACCGCTGCTACCAGCGCTGACCGATGATATGTTTGTGCTGGAGGCACCTTCGTTTATCGTACCGTACATATACGAGAAACCACCGGTAGATAACCTGCGCGACATAGTGGACGAGCTGGAGGTGAACATTAAAGAATTGCGCAAAAAGCTTGAAGAGTCCGGTGCAGTACCCCCAGCGGATAAGGTGGTCAACCAAGGTGATGGTACCGTTGCTCCAGATCAGAGTAAGGAGGATGAAAGTAGCAAGAAAGACACGCTCGCATCCATATACGACAAAGAGTCGGATAAGaataaatacaacaaaaagcggaaacgaaacaacgatgacgatgacgattgGGACGAGCTTGAAACATCCACCGACGACGAAGCGTCGGACGAGGAGCAGAAAACGAAGGTACTGATAAAGGAGGCAAAAGCCGATATTGAGGCGATAAAGGAGCACATCATTTCGCCGACAGACAAGGATGAACTCAGCAGCGGTGGTTCGAACGATCCGAAAAAGTCGGAAAACTACTTTGAAAATCCCCTGGGCAAGTTCTTCATGAACATTGGCATCAATCAGGTGCAAGAGTTCGTGCAGACGGATCTGTTGCGGCAGCAGAAGCGTAAGCGGGACCGCGAAGGTAAACCGTCGCCAAGCACGCAGCTGGCCATAAACTCGTTGATGAAGAATCTCGAACAGagcaaggaaaacaacaaaccgtaCAAGTTCGAGATGAAGCGTTGCGAGTACTGCCCGTTCAAGTCGGAATCGGCGCTGGTGATGGCACACCACTACGAAACACCGCACATGCGCAACTTTATCTTCAAGTGTAACTTCTGCGCGTACGAAACGCGGCCACCGCACGATATACTGTACCACATGGAGGCGGTGCACAACATTAAGGGCCGGATGGAGAAGGCCCTGTCGTACCATCACTGTCCAAACTGTCCGTTTGAGGACAATGGTAAGTCGAAGCTGGCCCGCCATGCGGTAGCCTGTGCGAAGAAGTTCCGACCCGAGCTTAACCTCAATCCGCCAATCGACTGGGAACCGCCCGCAAAGATTCCGCGTATTAAACCGAAGCACGGACTCGTGGGAACGGCGACGGCTTATCAG GCCATGACAGCCCAGCAGCAAAAGAACATCGCTCTTGCCAATCAGCAGCGCATCAATCAGCAACAGGTCGTATCAACTCCGGTGCATCTACAGCAGCAACACATGGCACACAATCagatccagcagcagcagcttgcCGGCGTTGGTCAGCAACATCTTGGGCTGGCCGGCACGAATGCGGCCGCCGCTGCTGCCACACTGAACAATGTCGCCCTGGCAAACCTTTCCCCAGCAGCGCAGGCCGTTGCCATACGTGCCCGTGCGGCCGGTATTGGCGGTGGTGTTGGTACCGGTGGTACTGTCGCTGGTGGTCGGGCACCGGCCATCATTCCCTCGCCTACGGGTATTACCGGTGCGGGTGGTGTACGAACGGCCGGTGCCGGTGGTGTCACCGGTGGTATGAATGCAAACGCGCTTGCTGCATCGGCCGCCGCCATTCGGAACACACTCGCCGGAGCAGGAATGGTAATACCCAATAACCTTCAACTTTCGGCATCGGCACtagccgctgctgctgcgggaGGATTTAGTAAATATCTGCCG AAATCTACCAACGCCGGACGATCTCTTCTAACCAATTCCAATGCCTCCATCACAATTCAG ACTGCATCCAGTATGAAAGCGACAAAGACGGCTCAGGCACCAAGCATCTCGATAACGCCGCTGCCACGCCAGTCTGCTTCGAACAGCAACAATGCTGCCGCCAATATGTCCAATATTGCTGGTGCCCTATCGAAGCTGCAGGCCCAAGGGACGTCCGCGGTAAAGCCGGGCCAGAATCCCAGCGGTGGCAAGATGGCATTCGTGGTATGTGAGATCTGCGATGGTTATATCAAGGATTTGGACCAGCTACGTAATCACATGCAGTGGATACACAAAGTGAAG ATTCATCCCAAGATGATTTACAACCGACCGCCACTCAATTGCCAAAAGTGTCAGTACCGGTTTTTCACCGATCAAGGCCTGGAAAGGCATTTGCTAGGTTCGCACGGTTTGGTGACGAGCTCAATGCAGGAGGCTGCCAACAAGGGCAAGGATGCTGGCCGCTGTCCAGTGTGTGGCCGG GTTTACCAATGGAAGCTGTTAAATCACGTATCTCGCGATCACAACATGACCCTGAAACCTGCCCATCTTTCGTACAAATGTACCGTCTGTACGGCCACGTTCGGCATGTACAAACAGTTTGAAAGCCACGTCTATTCCGCACACAGTACGGTGGCGAAGAAGACGACCGATGGCAAGGGTAATAAGGGTATGGGGAGCGGAGGGCAGCAACAGACCTCATCCGGCGGCATGGGTGGCGGATCATCTTCTTCCGGTGCCGGGCTAAGGAACCCGTTCGTCGGTGGTGGCGATTCACTGCTGAAACCGCTAAAGATTAATGACGAAATTACGATCATCCCGCAGCCGACATCCAACAGCAATAAGATGGCGAAAATCGAACTGGAAAGTCATGTCATAG ATTAA
- the LOC125767594 gene encoding uncharacterized protein LOC125767594 isoform X3, with the protein MGEVGANATETTAPTADSNNDEPKENGEVNGTNKKAKEDGSTVVTEIKTEKKDEKSEDEENGTSSEGDCAVEKKATVSGKESSPSSISEKSDETTKSQGAVAGEAETKGKKGKNSNSDNAAAAAPSVEQKLHRPDDSKDKTSENNDVKAKSDLSSRDSSERVTTGKVEQSKPARDAEDKVTQLVDESEPEEAMDVDEEENDVVAVESENGTQNGGKDDGKAASKESKTVSAGGKQVEKIANEDEPMEVDGLGKTTAATNGHKEANVEEEAVKRPEKPKHSKTATEQKEQESDRVLTKEPLEDEEDDKPVSINSDSDSEGEEEHRVESQEKRRASVDQVDAPPAKAANVILVDEGGLAKLSASGTKPVAAGGETASAKSTVNDSVPSNGVVAIATSNQNGDCDGDLTILSDKEDDCVVIEDDDGESDTSMPSANNSRRSTSIQQGRKSEGPGTPLAGGSINPLTIAAMQQQQSQGVVSSMDDEDDDDDIEEIIDDPLSLNTARNLSMSGRSSIGGFQGSGATNFKNQGQKSLLMNSSSTTVGGIAGAGKEPTLVLIDTNTMMNNGGSQRTSSNLGVTVSPNVNSNAANLLAKASNAGILANANTSPGGQFNSRSLLNASGMVNSTSGGGIVNQGVMMGKTTNTGLAPVTPLLPALTDDMFVLEAPSFIVPYIYEKPPVDNLRDIVDELEVNIKELRKKLEESGAVPPADKVVNQGDGTVAPDQSKEDESSKKDTLASIYDKESDKNKYNKKRKRNNDDDDDWDELETSTDDEASDEEQKTKVLIKEAKADIEAIKEHIISPTDKDELSSGGSNDPKKSENYFENPLGKFFMNIGINQVQEFVQTDLLRQQKRKRDREGKPSPSTQLAINSLMKNLEQSKENNKPYKFEMKRCEYCPFKSESALVMAHHYETPHMRNFIFKCNFCAYETRPPHDILYHMEAVHNIKGRMEKALSYHHCPNCPFEDNGKSKLARHAVACAKKFRPELNLNPPIDWEPPAKIPRIKPKHGLVGTATAYQAMTAQQQKNIALANQQRINQQQVVSTPVHLQQQHMAHNQIQQQQLAGVGQQHLGLAGTNAAAAAATLNNVALANLSPAAQAVAIRARAAGIGGGVGTGGTVAGGRAPAIIPSPTGITGAGGVRTAGAGGVTGGMNANALAASAAAIRNTLAGAGMKSTNAGRSLLTNSNASITIQTASSMKATKTAQAPSISITPLPRQSASNSNNAAANMSNIAGALSKLQAQGTSAVKPGQNPSGGKMAFVVCEICDGYIKDLDQLRNHMQWIHKVKIHPKMIYNRPPLNCQKCQYRFFTDQGLERHLLGSHGLVTSSMQEAANKGKDAGRCPVCGRVYQWKLLNHVSRDHNMTLKPAHLSYKCTVCTATFGMYKQFESHVYSAHSTVAKKTTDGKGNKGMGSGGQQQTSSGGMGGGSSSSGAGLRNPFVGGGDSLLKPLKINDEITIIPQPTSNSNKMAKIELESHVID; encoded by the exons ATGGGCGAGGTTGGTGCAAATGCAACGGAAACGACGGCACCAACGGCAGACAGTAACAACGACGAGCCAAAGGAAAATGGTGAAGTGAACGGGACGAACAAGAAGGCCAAGGAAGATGGCAGCACCGTTGTCACCGAGataaaaacagagaaaaaagatGAGAAAtcagaagatgaagaaaatggGACCAGCAGCGAAGGTGATTGTGCcgtagaaaagaaagcaactGTGTCCGGAAAGGAATCGTCACCATCTTCGATCTCAGAGAAAAGCGATGAAACTACCAAGTCGCAGGGTGCGGTCGCAGGGGAAGCagaaacaaaagggaaaaaaggaaagaatagTAATAGCGataatgcagcagcagcagcgccatCTGTAGAGCAAAAGCTGCACAGACCCGATGACAGTAAAGATAAAACGTCTGAAAATAATGATGTAAAGGCAAAATCTGATCTAAGTAGCCGTGATAGCAGTGAGCGCGTCACTACTGGCAAGGTAGAACAGTCGAAGCCAGCACGGGATGCGGAAGATAAAGTGACCCAACTCGTCGATGAATCTGAACCAGAAGAGGCAATGGATGTAGACGAAGAGGAAAATGATGTTGTTGCGGTTGAGTCGGAAAACGGAACACAAAATGGTGGTAAGGATGATGGGAAAGCTGCAAGCAAAGAGTCCAAAACAGTCAGTGCCGGTGGTAAGCAGGTGGAAAAAATAGCCAATGAAGATGAGCCAATGGAGGTTGATGGACTAGGGAAAACGACGGCCGCCACCAATGGTCACAAGGAAGCGAATGTTGAAGAGGAAGCGGTTAAGCGACCGGAAAAGCCTAAACATAGTAAAACTGCAACTGAGCAGAAGGAGCAGGAGAGTGATAGGGTCCTGACAAAGGAACCATTGGAGGACGAGGAAGACGACAAACCTGTCAGTATTAATTCCGACTCCGATAGCGAGGGAGAGGAAGAACACAGGGTGGAGTCGCAGGAAAAGCGTCGGGCCAGTGTAGATCAAGTAGATGCACCACCGGCCAAGGCGGCCAATGTTATCCTGGTGGATGAGGGCGGATTGGCGAAACTCAGCGCAAGCGGAACCAAGCCTGTGGCAGCGGGTGGAGAAACGGCCAGTGCAAAGAGTACTGTCAACGACAGTGTACCTAGCAACGGTGTTGTTGCCATTGCCACTAGCAACCAGAACGGTGACTGTGATGGGGATTTAACGATCCTGAGCGACAAGGAAGATGATTGTGTGGTAATTGAGGACGATGATGGAGAGTCGGACACTTCCATGCCGTCCGCTAATAATTCCCGGAGAAGCACTAGTATACAACAAGGTCGAAAGTCTGAAGGTCCCGGTACTCCTTTGGCGGGTGGATCAATCAATCCTCTGACTATCGCCGCgatgcaacagcaacaaagtcAAGGTGTAGTGTCATCCATggacgatgaggatgatgatgatgatatcgAAGAAATTATTGACGATCCTCTTTCGTTAAATACGGCAAGAAACCTATCGATGAGCGGACGGTCCTCGATCGGTGGCTTCCAAGGTAGTGGTGCTACCAACTTCAAGAACCAGGGGCAAAAGTCTCTTCTAATGAACAGCAGCTCTACTACCGTTGGTGGTATTGCAGGGGCCGGCAAAGAACCAACGCTGGTGTTAATCGATACCAATACGATGATGAACAACGGTGGCTCGCAGCGCACTTCATCCAATCTTGGCGTGACGGTCTCCCCTAACGTAAATAGTAATGCCGCGAATCTATTAGCAAAGGCCAGTAATGCCGGAATCCTTGCAAACGCCAACACCAGTCCGGGGGGACAATTTAATTCGCGCAGCTTACTCAATGCATCCGGCATGGTGAACTCAACTTCCGGCGGTGGAATAGTTAACCAAGGGGTTATGATGGGAAAAACGACAAATACGGGGTTGGCTCCTGTGACACCGCTGCTACCAGCGCTGACCGATGATATGTTTGTGCTGGAGGCACCTTCGTTTATCGTACCGTACATATACGAGAAACCACCGGTAGATAACCTGCGCGACATAGTGGACGAGCTGGAGGTGAACATTAAAGAATTGCGCAAAAAGCTTGAAGAGTCCGGTGCAGTACCCCCAGCGGATAAGGTGGTCAACCAAGGTGATGGTACCGTTGCTCCAGATCAGAGTAAGGAGGATGAAAGTAGCAAGAAAGACACGCTCGCATCCATATACGACAAAGAGTCGGATAAGaataaatacaacaaaaagcggaaacgaaacaacgatgacgatgacgattgGGACGAGCTTGAAACATCCACCGACGACGAAGCGTCGGACGAGGAGCAGAAAACGAAGGTACTGATAAAGGAGGCAAAAGCCGATATTGAGGCGATAAAGGAGCACATCATTTCGCCGACAGACAAGGATGAACTCAGCAGCGGTGGTTCGAACGATCCGAAAAAGTCGGAAAACTACTTTGAAAATCCCCTGGGCAAGTTCTTCATGAACATTGGCATCAATCAGGTGCAAGAGTTCGTGCAGACGGATCTGTTGCGGCAGCAGAAGCGTAAGCGGGACCGCGAAGGTAAACCGTCGCCAAGCACGCAGCTGGCCATAAACTCGTTGATGAAGAATCTCGAACAGagcaaggaaaacaacaaaccgtaCAAGTTCGAGATGAAGCGTTGCGAGTACTGCCCGTTCAAGTCGGAATCGGCGCTGGTGATGGCACACCACTACGAAACACCGCACATGCGCAACTTTATCTTCAAGTGTAACTTCTGCGCGTACGAAACGCGGCCACCGCACGATATACTGTACCACATGGAGGCGGTGCACAACATTAAGGGCCGGATGGAGAAGGCCCTGTCGTACCATCACTGTCCAAACTGTCCGTTTGAGGACAATGGTAAGTCGAAGCTGGCCCGCCATGCGGTAGCCTGTGCGAAGAAGTTCCGACCCGAGCTTAACCTCAATCCGCCAATCGACTGGGAACCGCCCGCAAAGATTCCGCGTATTAAACCGAAGCACGGACTCGTGGGAACGGCGACGGCTTATCAG GCCATGACAGCCCAGCAGCAAAAGAACATCGCTCTTGCCAATCAGCAGCGCATCAATCAGCAACAGGTCGTATCAACTCCGGTGCATCTACAGCAGCAACACATGGCACACAATCagatccagcagcagcagcttgcCGGCGTTGGTCAGCAACATCTTGGGCTGGCCGGCACGAATGCGGCCGCCGCTGCTGCCACACTGAACAATGTCGCCCTGGCAAACCTTTCCCCAGCAGCGCAGGCCGTTGCCATACGTGCCCGTGCGGCCGGTATTGGCGGTGGTGTTGGTACCGGTGGTACTGTCGCTGGTGGTCGGGCACCGGCCATCATTCCCTCGCCTACGGGTATTACCGGTGCGGGTGGTGTACGAACGGCCGGTGCCGGTGGTGTCACCGGTGGTATGAATGCAAACGCGCTTGCTGCATCGGCCGCCGCCATTCGGAACACACTCGCCGGAGCAGGAATG AAATCTACCAACGCCGGACGATCTCTTCTAACCAATTCCAATGCCTCCATCACAATTCAG ACTGCATCCAGTATGAAAGCGACAAAGACGGCTCAGGCACCAAGCATCTCGATAACGCCGCTGCCACGCCAGTCTGCTTCGAACAGCAACAATGCTGCCGCCAATATGTCCAATATTGCTGGTGCCCTATCGAAGCTGCAGGCCCAAGGGACGTCCGCGGTAAAGCCGGGCCAGAATCCCAGCGGTGGCAAGATGGCATTCGTGGTATGTGAGATCTGCGATGGTTATATCAAGGATTTGGACCAGCTACGTAATCACATGCAGTGGATACACAAAGTGAAG ATTCATCCCAAGATGATTTACAACCGACCGCCACTCAATTGCCAAAAGTGTCAGTACCGGTTTTTCACCGATCAAGGCCTGGAAAGGCATTTGCTAGGTTCGCACGGTTTGGTGACGAGCTCAATGCAGGAGGCTGCCAACAAGGGCAAGGATGCTGGCCGCTGTCCAGTGTGTGGCCGG GTTTACCAATGGAAGCTGTTAAATCACGTATCTCGCGATCACAACATGACCCTGAAACCTGCCCATCTTTCGTACAAATGTACCGTCTGTACGGCCACGTTCGGCATGTACAAACAGTTTGAAAGCCACGTCTATTCCGCACACAGTACGGTGGCGAAGAAGACGACCGATGGCAAGGGTAATAAGGGTATGGGGAGCGGAGGGCAGCAACAGACCTCATCCGGCGGCATGGGTGGCGGATCATCTTCTTCCGGTGCCGGGCTAAGGAACCCGTTCGTCGGTGGTGGCGATTCACTGCTGAAACCGCTAAAGATTAATGACGAAATTACGATCATCCCGCAGCCGACATCCAACAGCAATAAGATGGCGAAAATCGAACTGGAAAGTCATGTCATAG ATTAA